The proteins below come from a single Saccharopolyspora sp. SCSIO 74807 genomic window:
- a CDS encoding DUF4365 domain-containing protein, which produces MTARPNEHVIGDQAAAAVRLIWNRQGAAVDEIHKDYGEDLLVKTRVRGRVDPRPIWVQVKGTERNCLDEGTNLPSVNLSVRQLIRWSRFGDPVLVVLWDVANNVGWYAIPADHDFDFTTLLEAGQKKVSIPFSRDAKFDTATADILAWEARLLAAMRLMKASYHDMIDVAEDDIEAAGRIREDIHLQLIDVMHDLSIVTLRGDGYSFTPAFRPALRAAAEHFDQAKEGHETQGELLDHSLISALFALMPPGAVQVIPSVLFGEIAQITKRAHFSHDHEVWDGPLTWRKNQFRAFTAESESVTAG; this is translated from the coding sequence ATGACAGCAAGGCCGAACGAGCATGTCATCGGAGACCAGGCAGCCGCCGCTGTCCGTCTAATTTGGAATAGACAGGGAGCTGCCGTAGACGAAATTCATAAGGACTACGGCGAAGACCTTTTGGTCAAGACTCGCGTTCGCGGAAGGGTAGACCCGAGGCCAATCTGGGTCCAGGTCAAAGGAACTGAGCGGAACTGCCTTGATGAGGGGACTAATCTCCCATCTGTCAACCTGAGCGTCCGGCAACTAATCCGCTGGTCCCGCTTCGGAGACCCTGTCCTAGTTGTACTTTGGGATGTTGCCAACAATGTCGGGTGGTATGCGATACCGGCCGACCACGACTTTGATTTCACGACACTTTTAGAAGCTGGCCAAAAGAAGGTGTCCATCCCATTTTCACGGGACGCGAAATTCGACACGGCGACAGCTGACATTCTCGCATGGGAAGCAAGGCTGCTTGCAGCCATGCGCCTCATGAAGGCCTCGTACCATGACATGATCGACGTAGCCGAGGACGATATCGAAGCCGCAGGAAGAATCCGTGAGGATATCCACTTGCAGCTTATCGATGTAATGCACGATTTGAGTATCGTAACCCTCCGCGGGGATGGATACAGCTTCACCCCCGCCTTCCGCCCAGCGCTCCGGGCAGCAGCGGAACATTTCGATCAGGCAAAAGAAGGGCATGAAACACAGGGGGAATTACTGGATCACTCCCTAATCTCTGCACTTTTCGCGTTAATGCCCCCTGGAGCGGTTCAGGTGATCCCTTCGGTGCTATTTGGCGAGATTGCACAAATCACAAAAAGGGCGCACTTCAGTCATGATCATGAGGTTTGGGATGGACCCCTGACTTGGCGGAAGAATCAGTTCCGCGCTTTCACAGCCGAGAGCGAATCCGTAACTGCCGGTTGA